From a region of the Argiope bruennichi chromosome 8, qqArgBrue1.1, whole genome shotgun sequence genome:
- the LOC129981373 gene encoding retinal dehydrogenase 2-like — MPPNRNPEVKYTQLFINNEWQNSASGKTFPAFNPATGAKIVDVQEADKADVDRAVKAAREAFRRGSTWRTMDASERGRLLFKLAALIKRDIEYIASLEVLNNGKPYGEAYFDIECTIATIEYYAGYADKFHGKTIPADGDAFSFTRLEPKGVCGQIIPWNYPMVMLSWKIGPALATGNTVVLKPAEQTPLTALYTASLVLEAGFPPGVFNVVPGYGPTAGAAIASHMDVDKVAFTGSTEVGKIILQAAGASNTKRVTLEMGGKSPLVIFDDADLDEAVEIAYNAVFANMGQCCCAGTRTFVQEGIYEEFIKRSAARAQKRVVGDPFDEKTDHGPQIDEEQFTKILDLIDSGVKQGARLACGGKRKGQKGFFVEPTVFADVTDDMRIAREEIFGPVMQILKFKTLDEVIDRANDTRYGLGSGIVTKDLNTALTYAQQVQAGSVWVNCYDHTTSQTPFGGFKMSGQGRELGEDGLHEYLEIKTVTIKIPKKNS, encoded by the exons ATGCCTCCCAACAGGAATCCAGAAGTGAAATACACTCAG CTGTTCATCAACAATGAATGGCAGAATTCAGCCAGCGGAAAGACTTTCCCCGCTTTCAATCCAGCCACGGGGGCGAAAATCGTCGATGTCCAAGAAGCTGACAAG gcCGATGTGGACCGTGCCGTGAAGGCAGCCCGGGAGGCGTTTCGACGAGGATCAACCTGGAGGACAATGGACGCATCTGAGCGAGGACGACTCCTCTTCAAGTTAGCTGCCCTCATCAAGAGAGACATCGAATATATCGCG agCTTGGAAGTTTTAAACAACGGAAAACCGTACGGCGAAGCCTATTTCGACATTGAGTGTACAATTGCCACTATCGAATACTACGCAGGTTATGCAGATAAGTTCCATGGAAAAACGATTCCCGCAG atggcGATGCGTTTTCTTTCACCAGGCTCGAGCCCAAAGGCGTTTGTGGTCAAATTATTCct tgGAACTACCCCATGGTGATGCTAAGCTGGAAAATCGGACCTGCCCTGGCTACAGGCAACACAGTGGTTCTAAAGCCTGCCGAGCAGACTCCCCTAACCGCTCTTTACACTGCCAGCCTGGTCTTGGAGGCCGGATTCCCACCCGGGGTGTTCAACGTGGTACCCGGATACGGTCCGACTGCTGGAGCTGCAATTGCGTCACACATGGATGTTGATAAAGTGGCTTTCACTGGATCCACAGAA GTGGGTAAAATTATTCTTCAGGCAGCTGGAGCATCAAACACCAAACGTGTCACACTTGAGATGGGAGGAAAAAGCCCTCTCGTCATATTCGATGATGCAGACC TGGACGAAGCAGTTGAAATCGCCTACAATGCTGTTTTCGCCAACATGGGGCAGTGCTGCTGTGCCGGCACACGTACTTTTGTGCAAGAGGGTATCTACGAGGAATTCATCAAAAGGAGCGCAGCGAGGGCCCAGAAAAGAGTCGTTGGGGACCCATTCGATGAGAAAACTGACCATGGACCAcaa ATCGACGAAGAACAGTTCACCAAAATCTTAGATTTGATTGACTCGGGAGTAAAACAAGGCGCCCGCTTGGCGTGTGGTGGAAAAAGGAAGGGCCAAAAGGGTTTCTTCGTTGAACCCACAGTTTTTGCTGACGTCACTGATGACATGCGCATCGCCCGCGAAGAGATTTTTGGCCCCGTCATGCAGATCCTTAAATTCAAGACCTTAGATGAAGTAATTGATAGGGCAAACGACACTCGATATGGACTCGGATCTGGGATCGTCACAAAAGATCTCAACACGGCTCTCACGTACGCTCAACAAGTGCAGGCGGGATCTGTTTG GGTGAACTGCTACGATCATACCACAAGCCAGACTCCTTTCGGCGGTTTCAAGATGTCTGGTCAAGGCAGAGAACT ggGTGAAGATGGTTTGCACGAATATCTGGAAATTAAAACA GTGACAATCAAAATTCccaagaaaaattcttaa